A part of Leishmania panamensis strain MHOM/PA/94/PSC-1 chromosome 34 sequence genomic DNA contains:
- a CDS encoding hypothetical protein (TriTrypDB/GeneDB-style sysID: LpmP.34.1050) has translation MNMLRTGAATASSAVVSSRDVRQRSQGLPQRQVDIHVREKTKWPIAALSSVEALALLVQGSFQRWCNVGSDSTRHGIRRFRLSTSSLHRSHLRCSKACLSTGIKGKAPNTDLRGVSGSATDLRLSVEEELHHPRESVGAFADSSSFRDGEHPSEGVATGAAPLASSSPVPNEAVASIIAEVKSNAAIFDVNGDGSGADTAPEWTEPTLADLDRSIPQVDCEFMASLIRSRNLRRGVFLTKKEVVKQRVEELTKKTTRTVNETVRLPFVGGLGLGWFSKPRGGDVVKGEESGLVATSTEAPVLASAAVLKRLSVEEKDLLHSTRPEYDDGFVLLDCRTVNEVTSWGIIEGAKVLPAHELFEAFHATPEEFMEDYGFAKPRPDDIIICYCQYGPRSLMAAQILSWMGYLKVMHFRDGYYEWGKQYNLLLRRWMEHDKESGNELRRLATFRAGLELQREIAPEFNALPMQEARQYLRDTTRSPGTLIVGEGLRLEAYKLVAKLTEGLAPPSLPGVLDGDSSIALTGSRCTAESKTTQTRRLGEQQLTRFLEQTTGLDPKKELSRSALSMNMGEAQAMVLDSLAYGHDLGASPDAKTSPMSPPPRRN, from the coding sequence ATGAACATGCTGCGCAcaggcgctgccaccgctagCTCAGCGGTAGTCTCCAGCCGCGacgtgcggcagcgcagtcAAGGTCTGCCGCAACGGCAAGTTGACATACATGTTCGTGAAAAAACGAAGTGGCCAATCGCTGCCCTCTCCAGTGTTGAAGCCCTGGCGCTTCTTGTGCAAGGCAGCTTTCAACGGTGGTGCAATGTGGGAAGCGATAGCACAAGGCATGGAATACGGCGATTCCGATTGAGCACTAGCTCTCTGCACAGAAGCCATCTGCGCTGCAGTAAAGCATGTCTGTCGACAGGCATCAAAGGTAAAGCACCGAACACAGACCTCCGAggtgtcagcggcagcgccactgaTCTGAGGCTctcggtggaggaggagctccaCCACCCTCGGGAGAGCGTTGGTGCCTTCGCCgattcctcctcttttcgtGATGGAGAGCACCCCAGCGAAGGTGTCGCAACGGGCGCGGCTCCGCTGGCGTCATCCTCCCCTGTGCCGAACGAGGCAGTCGCTTCGATCATCGCAGAGGTGAAAAGCAATGCAGCAATCTTTGATGTCaatggcgacggcagcggtgctgacACTGCACCTGAGTGGACCGAGCCGACATTGGCAGACCTCGACCGCTCAATTCCTCAAGTGGACTGCGAGTTCATGGCAAGCCTCATTCGAAGTCGCAACCTTCGCCGTGGCGTGTTCCTCACCAAGAAGGAGGTCGTTAAGCAGCGCGTCGAGGAGCTCACGAAAAAGACGACACGGACTGTGAACGAAACCGTCAGGCTACCTTTTGTCGGCGGTCTCGGCCTTGGTTGGTTCAGTAAGCCGAGGGGCGGCGATGTGGTGAAGGGTGAGGAAAGTGGGTTGGTGGCCACGAGCACCGAGGCACCGGTTCTTGCATCGGCTGCCGTGCTGAAGAGGCTGAgcgtggaagagaaggacTTGCTGCATTCGACTCGTCCCGAGTACGATGACGGCTTCGTTCTGCTCGACTGCCGCACTGTGAACGAGGTGACTTCGTGGGGCATTATAGAAGGTGCTAAGGTGCTGCCAGCCCACGAACTCTTCGAAGCCTTTCACGCGACGCCAGAGGAATTCATGGAGGACTACGGCTTTGCCAAGCCGCGGCCAGATGATATCATAATTTGCTACTGCCAGTATGGTCCGCGCTCGCTGATGGCGGCGCAGATTCTGAGCTGGATGGGCTACCTAAAGGTTATGCACTTCAGAGACGGTTACTACGAATGGGGTAAACAGTACAACCTCCTCCTGCGGAGATGGATGGAGCACGACAAGGAGAGCGGCAACGAGCTTCGCCGCCTCGCTACCTTTCGCGCCGGCcttgagctgcagcgtgagATCGCCCCTGAGTTCAACGCGCTCCCGATGCAGGAGGCCCGGCAGTACCTGCGGGACACTACACGAAGCCCTGGTACGTTGATAGTGGGCGAGGGTCTTCGACTGGAAGCGTATAAGCTGGTGGCAAAGCTGACAGAAGGgctggcgccgccatcgctaCCTGGCGTTCTTGACGGTGACAGTAGCATTGCCCTAACTGGTAGCAGGTGTACCGCGGAGAGCAAGACCACCCAAACGCGTCGTCTCGGAGAACAGCAACTGACGCGTTTTCTCGAGCAGACAACCGGCCTGGACCCGAAGAAGGAGCTCAGTCGGTCAGCCCTTTCTATGAACATGGGCGAAGCACAGGCAATGGTGCTGGACTCCTTGGCGTATGGACACGATCTGGGTGCTTCCCCGGACGCCAAGACATCGCCCatgtcgccaccaccgcgacgGAACTAG
- a CDS encoding NADH-dependent fumarate reductase, putative (TriTrypDB/GeneDB-style sysID: LpmP.34.1060.A~disrupted due to non-sequenced internal amino acid repeat) has protein sequence MADGKTSASVVAVDPERAAKERDAAARAMLQDGGVSPVGKAQLLKKGLAYAVPYTLKVVVADPKAMEKTTADVEKVLQTAFQVVDTLLNNFNENSEVSRINRMPVGEEHQMSAALKRVMACCQRVYNSSRGAFDPAVGPLVRELREAAREGRTLPAERINALLSKCTLNISFSIDLNRGTIVRKHADAMLDLGGVNKGYGVDYVVEHLNNLGYDDVFFEWGGDVRASGKNPSNQHWVVGIARPPALADIRTVVPQDKQSFIRVVCLNDEAIATSGDYENLVEGPGSKVYSSTFNPTSKSLLEPTETNIAQVSVKCYSCMYADALATAALLKNNPTAVRRMLDNWRYVRDTVTDYTTYSREGERVAKMFEIATEDKEMRAKRIRGSLPARVIIVGGGLAGCSAAIEAVNCGAQVILLEKEAKIGGNSAKATSGINAWGTRAQAKQGVMDGGKFFERDTHRSGKGGHCDPCLVKTLSVKSSDAVKWLSELGVPLTVLSQLGGASRKRCHRAPDNPDGTPLPIGFTIMKTLENHIINDLSHQVTVMTGIKVTGLESTSHARPDGVLVKHVTGVRLMQGDGQSRVLNAD, from the coding sequence ATGGCGGACGGAAAGACCTCTGCGTCTGTTGTAGCGGTTGACCCCGAGCGCGCGGCGAAGGAAcgcgacgcagccgcccGCGCGATGCTACAGGACGGCGGCGTCTCACCGGTCGGAAAGGCTCAGCTGTTGAAGAAGGGACTCGCGTACGCCGTTCCGTATACCCTCAAGGTCGTCGTGGCAGACCCCAAGGCAATGGAGAAGACGACAGCAGATGTGGAGAAAGTGCTCCAGACCGCCTTCCAGGTGGTCGACACCCTTCTCAACAACTTCAACGAGAACAGTGAGGTGTCCCGCATCAACCGAATGCCCGTTGGTGAAGAACACCAGATGTCTGCGGCGCTGAAGCGTGTGATGGCCTGCTGCCAGCGTGTGTACAATTCGTCGCGCGGCGCCTTTGACCCTGCAGTCGGCCCGCTCGTCCGTGAGCTACGCGAGGCCGCTCGTGAGGGGAGGACGCTGCCAGCGGAGCGCATCAATGCCCTCCTCAGCAAGTGCACGCTGAACATCAGCTTCTCCATTGACCTAAACCGTGGCACAATCGTCCGTAAGCATGCGGACGCGATGCTGGACCTTGGTGGTGTGAACAAGGGCTACGGTGTCGACTACGTCGTCGAACACCTCAACAATCTCGGCTACGACGATGTCTTCTTTGAATGGGGCGGTGATGTGCGTGCCAGTGGGAAGAACCCGTCAAATCAACACTGGGTCGTCGGCATCGCGCGCCCACCCGCTTTAGCGGACATTCGTACAGTGGTGCCGCAGGACAAGCAGTCCTTTATCCGTGTGGTGTGCCTCAACGACGAGGCCATCGCCACCAGCGGTGACTACGAGAACCTCGTTGAGGGCCCTGGGTCAAAGGTATATTCATCTACCTTCAATCCAACGTCCAAGAGCCTGCTGGAGCCGACCGAGACGAACATAGCACAGGTTTCCGTAAAGTGCTACAGCTGCATGTACGCCGATGCCCtggccaccgctgcgctcctcAAGAACAACCCGACGGCCGTTCGCCGCATGCTGGACAACTGGCGCTACGTGCGCGACACCGTCACCGACTACACCACCTACAGCCGTGAGGGTGAGCGTGTTGCCAAGATGTTCGAAATCGCCACGGAGGATAAGGAGATGCGCGCGAAGCGCATCAGGGGCTCGCTCCCGGCCCGTGTGATCATCGTTGGTGGCGGTCTGGCCGGTTGCTCGGCTGCGATCGAAGCAGTCAACTGTGGCGCGCAGGTAATTCTCCTCGAGAAGGAGGCAAAGAttggcggcaacagcgccaaGGCAACATCCGGCATCAACGCCTGGGGCACTCGTGCGCAGGCGAAGCAGGGCGTCATGGACGGTGGCAAGTTCTTTGAGCGCGACACACACCGTTCCGGCAAGGGTGGTCACTGCGATCCGTGCCTTGTCAAGACGCTCTCTGTGAAGAGCTCTGACGCAGTGAAGTGGCTGTCCGAGCTGGGCGTGCCGCTGACGGTGCTGTCGCAGCTCGGCGGTGCAAGTCGCaagcgctgccaccgcgctcCAGACAACCCAGACGGGACCCCGCTGCCGATCGGCTTCACGATCATGAAGACCCTGGAGAACCACATCATCAACGACCTCAGTCACCAGGTTACTGTAATGACAGGCATTAAAGTGACAGGGCTAGAGAGCACGAGCCATGCCCGCCCTGATGGCGTCCTTGTGAAGCACGTCACGGGCGTCCGCCTCATGCAGGGCGACGGGCAGTCCAGGGTGCTGAACGCCGAC
- a CDS encoding NADH-dependent fumarate reductase, putative (TriTrypDB/GeneDB-style sysID: LpmP.34.1060.B~disrupted due to non-sequenced internal amino acid repeat): RAATILQKKSAGLSMTEWSTVVLREVREGGVYGTGSRVLRFNMPGALQKTGLALGQFIAMRGDWDGQQLLGYYSPITLPDDIGVIGILARADKGRLAEWISALQPGDAVEMKACGGLIIHRRFAARHLFFRSHKIRKLALIGGGTGVAPMLQIVRAAVKKPFVDSIESIQFIYAAEDVSELTYRTLLESYEKEYGSGKFKCHFVLNNPPAQWTEGVGFVDTALLRSAVQAPSNDLLVAICGPPIMQRAVKSALKGLGYNMNLVRTVDEPEPLSAKI, encoded by the coding sequence ACCGTGCAGCCACAATTCTGCAAAAAAAGAGCGCGGGGCTGTCCATGACGGAGTGGtcgacggtggtgctgcgtgAGGTGCGCGAGGGTGGCGTGTATGGTACCGGCTCGCGCGTACTGCGATTCAACATGCCCGGCGCGCTGCAGAAAACTGGCCTTGCGCTTGGTCAGTTCATCGCCATGCGTGGTGACTGGGAcggtcagcagctgctcggctACTATAGCCCCATCACGCTGCCAGACGACATCGGTGTGATTGGTATCCTCGCCCGTGCCGACAAGGGCCGCCTAGCGGAGTGGATCTCTGCCCTACAGCCTGGCGACGCGGTGGAGATGAAGGCGTGCGGTGGTCTCATTATTCACCGCCGCTTTGCTGCCCGCCATCTCTTCTTCCGCAGCCACAAGATTCGCAAGCTGGCTctcatcggcggcggcacgggTGTCGCACCGATGCTGCAGATTGTGCGGGCTGCGGTGAAGAAGCCCTTCGTAGACTCGATCGAGAGCATCCAGTTCATCTACGCCGCCGAGGACGTATCGGAGCTGACGTATCGCACGCTGCTTGAGAGTTACGAAAAGGAGTATGGCTCTGGTAAGTTCAAGTGCCACTTCGTCCTCAACAATCCTCCTGCTCAGTGGACCGAGGGCGTCGGCTTCGTTGATACCGCTCTGCTGCGCTCCGCCGTGCAGGCGCCGTCCAACGATCTTCTGGTGGCCATCTGTGGTCCGCCGATCATGCAGCGTGCTGTGAAAAGTGCACTCAAGGGCCTCGGCTACAACATGAATCTCGTGCGCACGGTGGATGAGCCAGAGCCTCTCTCGGCCAAGATTTAA
- a CDS encoding pre-mRNA splicing factor ATP-dependent RNA helicase, putative (TriTrypDB/GeneDB-style sysID: LpmP.34.1070) codes for MEANHSTRNRLTGRAYSSHYFTLLKVREQLPISAAKARIQKLVSQYQTLLLVGETGSGKTTQVPQYILELKPERRIACTQPRRVAATSVSERVAEEMDVELGEEVGYSIRFDDKCSEKTRLKYLTDGMLLREAMVDPLLSSYSVIVLDEAHERTVSTDILIGTLKELLPKRPDLRVVVMSATLEEKRFQEYFPKAPLVHISGRMYGVEVYYSKAPEANYVEAAIRTATQIHLYEGEGDILIFLTGEDEIETAVERLQNGIRMAEHSSANCHHGPVVVLPLYSALPPSQQRKVFKTAPEGTRKIVVATNVAETSLTIAGVVFVVDCGFSKQKVFNPKLRVESLLVTPISQASARQRCGRAGRTKPGKCFRLYTAKSFHSALQPNTYPEILRCNLGSIVLHMKKMGIEDLVNFDFVEPPAPETLMRALELLNFLGALDDDGNLTKEGSLMSEFPVDPEMASMLFHSPKFGSSEDIARISAMLSVQNPFITPSNDQRGRAMRCREQFYHPTGDHLAYLNAFNAFYEVNNQSTSWCTENYINPRVMKQAVNIYRQLVGILRRLNLPINSTYTAQQRHVQHEDAPAELEFANDVRRAIVKGYFTKVALSLPTKHQFMTLKDDVKCLLFPSTYLNRRPKFVVFNELVLTSNTYIRTVTAVSEDWLLESSPSYFAQDEFEGVTKQVFDDIFRRANKEKERRSKRTRSPTGDD; via the coding sequence ATGGAGGCGAATCACAGCACCCGGAATCGTTTAACGGGAAGAGCATACAGCTCTCACTACTTCACTCTCTTGAAAGTCCGCGAGCAGCTCCCTATTTCTGCGGCCAAGGCGCGTATTCAAAAGCTGGTGAGTCAGTATCAGACGCTACTTCTTGTTGGAGAAACAGGGAGTGGAAAGACAACTCAGGTTCCTCAGTACATTTTGGAGCTCAAACCGGAGCGTAGAATTGCTTGCACGCAACCTCGGCGTGTTGCCGCAACAAGTGTGAGTGAGCGCGTCGCTGAAGAGATGGATGTTGAGCTCGGCGAGGAGGTAGGCTACTCTATTCGCTTTGATGACAAGTGTTCTGAGAAAACACGGCTGAAGTACCTGACAGATGGTATGCTTCTGCGTGAGGCGATGGTGGACCCGCTGTTGAGCTCCTACAGTGTAATTGTTCTTGATGAAGCTCACGAACGCACTGTGTCCACCGACATCTTGATTGGCACCTTGAAGGAGCTTCTTCCAAAGCGGCCGGATCTTCGGGTTGTAGTGATGTCTGCGACCCTCGAAGAAAAGCGCTTTCAAGAGTATTTTCCCAAGGCACCGCTTGTTCATATTTCTGGCCGTATGTATGGAGTTGAGGTATACTACTCAAAGGCGCCCGAAGCTAACTACGTAGAAGCGGCCATTCGCACAGCAACACAGATTCATCTTTATGAAGGCGAGGGAGACATTCTTATATTTTTGACCGGTGAAGATGAAATCGAGACAGCTGTGGAACGCCTGCAAAATGGTATCCGGATGgcagagcacagcagcgccaactgCCATCACGGCCCCGTTGTAGTATTGCCCTTGTACTCTGCTCTACCACCGTCACAACAGCGAAAGGTGTTTAAGACAGCTCCAGAGGGAACGCGGAAAATAGTTGTGGCGACAAATGTGGCCGAAACTTCATTGACAATTGCCGGGGTTGTTTTTGTGGTTGACTGCGGTTTCTCAAAGCAAAAGGTTTTCAATCCGAAGCTTCGAGTCGAGTCGCTACTCGTAACTCCAATTAGCCAGGCGAGTgctcggcagcgctgcggtcgTGCTGGACGTACGAAGCCGGGAAAATGCTTTCGGCTGTATACGGCAAAATCTTTTCACTCAGCCTTACAGCCCAATACGTACCCTGAAATTCTTCGTTGTAACCTCGGCAGCATTGTTTTGCATATGAAAAAAATGGGGATCGAAGATTTGGTCAACTTCGACTTTGTTGAGCCGCCTGCACCCGAGACGCTGATGCGCGCGTTAGAGTTGCTCAATTTCCTTGGCGCACTGGACGACGATGGCAATCTTACAAAGGAGGGGAGCTTGATGTCAGAGTTTCCTGTAGATCCAGAAATGGCATCGATGCTTTTTCACAGCCCTAAGTTCGGATCTTCTGAGGATATTGCACGAATTTCTGCCATGCTGTCAGTGCAAAATCCATTCATCACACCCTCAAATGACCAGCGAGGCCGTGCGATGCGGTGCCGCGAACAGTTCTATCATCCAACAGGGGATCACCTTGCGTATCTGAACGCCTTCAATGCTTTCTACGAGGTGAACAATCAAAGCACCTCTTGGTGCACAGAGAACTATATCAATCCTCGTGTGATGAAGCAGGCAGTGAATATTTACCGTCAACTTGTCGGAATTTTGCGCCGCCTGAATTTGCCTATTAACAGCACGTATACTGCACAACAGCGGCACGTGCAGCATGAGGATGCTCCAGCGGAGTTGGAATTCGCGAACGATGTTCGGCGTGCCATCGTGAAAGGGTACTTCACAAAGGTGGCACTCTCTCTTCCAACAAAGCACCAGTTTATGACACTCAAAGACGATGTGAAGTGCCTTCTTTTTCCATCGACATACCTGAACCGCCGCCCCAAATTTGTAGTGTTTAACGAGCTAGTCCTCACTAGTAACACGTACATAAGAACGGTAACAGCTGTCTCCGAAGACTGGCTGCTCGAGTCGAGTCCTTCGTACTTCGCCCAGGATGAGTTTGAAGGAGTTACAAAGCAGGTTTTTGATGACATTTTCCGGAGGGCAAACAAGGAGAAAGAGCGTCGTTCGAAACGAACACGGTCACCCACTGGTGATGACTAG
- a CDS encoding hypothetical protein (TriTrypDB/GeneDB-style sysID: LpmP.34.1080), translated as MKAFFITVLVAILAATLVSAGMTESDFKKMKVKDLRGFLMDRGLECIGCQEKSDFVRMAYQHRDKSPIGSAKKREIPSKKFWEAWSDIAKQECQNAVKRRGNDADAEPFSIICDTIHSAADSYLMQHGRRVANQLKKTPLHLLETSFKDVYYEAGLHLFQTLADYCLASPSSQTACQSLGSVLSTMDGSSGANFKVWTTNVGIENTNPMYDIIGEHADL; from the coding sequence ATGAAAGCCTTCTTTATAACAGTTTTAGTCGCCATTTTGGCCGCTACATTAGTGTCAGCCGGTATGACTGAGTCTGATTTTAAGAAGATGAAAGTTAAAGATCTTCGTGGTTTCTTGATGGACCGCGGGTTGGAGTGTATAGGGTGCCAGGAGAAGAGCGATTTTGTTCGCATGGCATACCAACACCGCGACAAAAGCCCTATCGGAAGTGCGAAAAAGCGAGAGATTCCCAGCAAAAAGTTCTGGGAGGCATGGAGTGACATCGCGAAACAGGAATGCCAAAATGCTGTGAAGCGGCGTGGGAACGATGCAGATGCAGAACCATTTTCTATCATTTGCGACACCATACATTCTGCAGCTGATTCATACCTGATGCAGCATGGAAGGCGTGTTGCCAACCAGCTCAAGAAAACGCCGCTCCACTTGCTGGAGACCTCATTTAAAGACGTTTATTATGAAGCTGGGCTTCACCTATTCCAGACGCTGGCGGATTACTGCCTCGCATCCCCTTCGTCACAGACAGCGTGCCAGTCCTTAGGGTCTGTCTTGAGTACGATGGATGGTTCTTCTGGTGCGAATTTTAAGGTTTGGACTACCAATGTCGGCATTGAAAATACAAATCCCATGTATGACATCATCGGTGAACATGCTGATTTGTGA
- a CDS encoding short chain dehydrogenase, putative (TriTrypDB/GeneDB-style sysID: LpmP.34.1090) has translation MKSVFITGGNRGIGLETARQMGKLGYYVIISCRSEEQAKASMEKLSADGVKADYVIMDVVDESSVAKAAAELSKKLNGVLDVLINNAGYYAPRGDMSRVNLDDMRKCYEVNVIGAICVTNHFLDMVKKSPAGRIVNVGSIMGSCELGVSTLSSAPYSCSKAAMNMYTVNLASSLKDTNVKVNCAHPGWVKTNMGGADAPLEVTEGAETSVYLATLPPDGSTGGFFHKQNRLAW, from the coding sequence ATGAAGTCGGTGTTCATCACCGGTGGGAACCGCGGGATCGGTCTGGAGACGGCTCGGCAAATGGGCAAACTTGGCTACTATGTGATCATCAGCTGCCGAAGTGAGGAACAGGCAAAGGCCTCCATGGAGAAGCTGTCTGCGGACGGTGTGAAGGCTGACTATGTGATCATGGATGTGGTGGATGAATCCTCTGTTGCAAAGGCAGCTGCGGAGTTGTCCAAGAAGCTCAACGGCGTTCTCGATGTCCTCATCAATAATGCTGGATATTACGCCCCTCGCGGCGATATGAGCCGAGTCAACCTTGACGATATGCGGAAGTGCTACGAGGTGAACGTGATAGGCGCTATATGCGTGACAAACCACTTTCTGGACATGGTGAAGAAGTCCCCCGCCGGCCGGATTGTGAACGTCGGATCCATCATGGGGAGCTGCGAGCTGGGAGTCTCCACTCTGAGCAGCGCTCCGTACAGCTGCTCGAAGGCTGCCATGAACATGTACACTGTGAATCTGGCGAGCTCTCTGAAGGATACAAACGTGAAGGTGAACTGTGCCCATCCTGGATGGGTGAAGACGAACatgggtggcgctgacgcACCGTTGGAAGTCACTGAGGGAGCGGAAACAAGCGTGTACCTTGCCACGCTGCCACCCGATGGCTCCACTGGCGGGTTCTTCCACAAGCAGAATCGTCTGGCCTGGTAG
- a CDS encoding short chain dehydrogenase, putative (TriTrypDB/GeneDB-style sysID: LpmP.34.1100), with protein MSSPRRVALVTGANRGIGFATARRLGELGFKVLLGARDAKRGEEAVNTLRKDKLDVDLLLMTPTDPASVEAAAQKVEVDYKRLDVLINNAGLMDFDNKVFPLNIQRMRDEFEINFFATVDITNNFLPLMLRSSEAPRLVFVSTPLGTHETVDRPQNKYAHPKLTAYKCTKSAVNMYAHNLAKYLEKHSEEAGGSAASAKVNCCYPGYVQTDMCFNSTEAHFTPYEGAETSVWLATLPTDGPTGGFYHRGQKLPW; from the coding sequence ATGTCCTCTCCGCGCAGAGTGGCGCTTGTGACTGGTGCCAACCGTGGAATTGGATTTGCGACTGCTCGTCGCCTAGGTGAGCTTGGTTTCAAGGTGCTTCTAGGCGCACGGGACGCAAAACGCGGTGAGGAGGCCGTCAACACGCTGCGTAAGGACAAGTTAGATGTGGATCTGCTACTGATGACGCCGACGGACCCCGCTTCTGTAGAGGCCGCCGCGCAGAAGGTTGAGGTTGACTACAAGCGCCTTGATGTGCTCATCAACAACGCGGGCCTCATGGATTTTGACAACAAGGTGTTCCCCTTGAACATTCAGCGCATGCGTGATGAGTTTGAGATCAACTTCTTTGCAACTGTGGACATCACAAACAACTTCCTCCCGCTGATGCTGCGGTCGTCGGAGGCGCCGCGTTTGGTGTTTGTGTCGACGCCGCTCGGAACGCATGAGACTGTGGACCGCCCGCAGAACAAGTACGCGCACCCCAAATTGACGGCGTATAAGTGCACCAAGTCCGCTGTGAACATGTATGCGCACAACCTTGCCAAATATCTCGAGAAGCACTCTGAGGAGgctggtggcagcgctgcttctgcgAAAGTGAATTGCTGTTACCCTGGGTACGTGCAAACTGACATGTGCTTCAACTCCACGGAGGCGCACTTCACCCCCTACGAAGGCGCTGAGACAAGTGTGTGGCTCGCCACCCTGCCGACGGACGGGCCAACTGGTGGCTTTTACCACCGTGGCCAGAAGCTGCCATGGTAG